One region of Drosophila subobscura isolate 14011-0131.10 chromosome J, UCBerk_Dsub_1.0, whole genome shotgun sequence genomic DNA includes:
- the LOC117895867 gene encoding transcription initiation factor TFIID subunit 4 isoform X1, whose protein sequence is MNSQTAAGNRITFTNQLPNGTINISGNPGGGGGPTIISTAQLPNTTTIKTITAGIGSHHPGLTQVHHQQSPHQQQQTQSVGATQTQTLVIKSNHHAVTLPAGLVSSAPAGIVTMTKTINQGQPLLNSMLPAGVVVGMRHQSPSQQQQQQKNVSANPLSRVVINSHMGGVRPQSPSITLSTLNTGQTPALLVKTDNGFQLLRVGTATTTGPPTVTQTMTNASNNTNSHHTTSTTNHPTTTQIRLQTVPAAAVSRYHGQQPSQQQQQQQQQQQQQLQSQQQQQQASSTTASVSIALRKTIVRTSSTIPSSNSNNNHIINASTTTTNTTTTTTTNNNNSNSKPATNQQLQQQQQQQQQQQKLQQQQQQLKAQQQQKQQQQHAAATAAAAAAAAANVPVTIKIKQNSMTNTTASNNIIVNSVASSNAHSYTSSSQPPHLTQLNSQAPHLPQITQIQTIPAQHQQQQQHHQQHQQQQQQVNNVSSSGGAPATTSTTTTTTAQQGNTKEKCRKFLANLIELSTREPKPVEKNVRTLIQELVNANVEPEDFCDRLERLLNASPQPCLIGFLKKSLPLLRQALYTKELVIEGIKPPPQHVIGLAGLSQQLTKIQAQIRPIGPSQTTTIGQTQVRMITPNAMGTPRPTIGHTTISKQPPNVRLPTAPRLVSTGAIRTQIPSLQVPGQANIVQIRGPQHAQLQRAGTVQIRATARTQNTTPTNKLTAVKVGQTQIKAITPSLHPPMLAAISNSGPPPTPTLSVLSTLNSASVTSLPVPSLPTVHLPPEALRAREQMQNSLHHNNNNHFEPKLVEIKAGSHLERMNASLTPISGKTLVKASPALSKAAASKKRRDAFDGKDDAKANNASGAAAAAAANSFFQQSSMSSSMYGDDDINDVAAMGGVNLAEESQRILGCTENIGTQIRSCKDEVFLNMPALQARIRAITTEAGLDEPSQDVAVLISHACQERLKNIVEKLAVIAEHRIDVIKLDPRYEPAKDVRGQIKFLEELDKAEQKRHEELEREMLLRAAKSRSRVEDPEQAKMKARAKEMQRAEMEELRQRDANLTALQAIGPRKKLKLDSDAASAGVGSSGGGLLSSSGSASTTLRPRIKRVNLRDMLFYMEKEREFCRSSTLFKTYLK, encoded by the exons ATGAATAGCCAAACAGCAGCCGGCAATCGGATCACGTTCACCAATCAATTGCCCAATGGAACCATCAATATAAGTGGCAATCcgggcggtggtggtggtccgACGATCATCTCAACTGCCCAGCTTCCAAACACAACAACCATCAAGACCATCACGGCCGGGATTGGCAGCCACCATCCGGGACTGACTCAGGTGCACCACCAACAGtcgccccaccagcagcagcagacgcaatCCGTAGGTGCCACCCAAACACAAACCCTAGTTATTAAATCCAATCACCATGCTGTCACCCTGCCGGCGGGTCTAGTATCAAGTGCACCAGCAGGAATCGTAACAATGACCAAGACCATCAATCAG GGCCAGCCGCTGCTCAACTCGATGCTGCCGGCAGGAGTTGTGGTGGGCATGCGGCACCAGTCGCcttcgcagcagcagcagcagcagaagaacgTGTCCGCCAATCCGCTGAGTCGAGTGGTAATCAACTCCCACATGGGTGGTGTGAGGCCGCAGAGTCCATCG ATAACTTTAAGCACACTTAATACAGGACAGACCCCAGCGTTGTTGGTGAAAACGGATAATGGATTCCAACTGTTGCGCGTGGGCACGGCCACGACGACGGGCCCGCCAACGGTGACACAGACCATGACCAATGCGAGCAATAACACCAACAGCCACCACACAACAAGCACCACAAACCATCCCACAACAACACAGATACGACTACAAACTGTGCCGGCTGCAGCTGTAAGTAGATATCATGGGCAACAACCatcccaacagcagcaacaacagcagcagcaacagcaacagcaacttcagtcgcaacaacagcaacagcaagcatcCAGCACTACTGCCAGCGTTAGCATAGCACTGCGCAAAACGATTGTCCGTACATCATCCACAATCCCAtccagcaatagcaacaataacCATATAATTAAtgcctccaccaccaccaccaacaccaccaccactactactaccaacaacaacaacagcaacagcaaacccGCTACTAACcagcaactacagcagcaacagcaacagcagcagcagcagcagaagctccagcagcagcagcagcaactgaaggctcagcagcaacagaaacagcagcagcaacatgccgctgccacggctgccgcagcggctgcagctgcagccaatGTGCCCGTCACTATAAAGATCAAGCAAAAC TCGATGACCAACACCACCGCCTCCAACAACATCATTGTCAAttcggtggccagcagcaatgCGCATAGCTACACGAGCTCATCGCAGCCGCCGCACCTGACGCAGCTGAACTCGCAGGCGCCCCACCTGCCACAGATCACGCAAATCCAAACAATACCAgcacagcaccagcaacagcagcaacatcatcagcagcatcagcagcagcaacagcaggtgAACAATGTGAGCTCCTCGGGGGGAGCGCCAGCGACAACCAgcacaacgacaacgacgacggctCAGCAGGGAAATACCAAAGAAAAGTGTCGCAAGTTTCTAgccaatttaattgaattatcgACACGGGAACCGAAGCCGGTGGAGAAGAATGTGCGCACCCTCATCCAGGAGCTGGTCAATGCGAATGTGGAGCCCGAGGACTTTTGTGATCGCCTGGAGCGTTTGCTGAACGCCAGTCCACAGCCATGTCTCATTGGGTTTCTCAAGAAGAGTCTGCCACTGCTGCGTCAGGCCCTCTACACCAAGGAGCTGGTCATCGAGGGAATCAAACCGCCGCCCCAACATGTCATCGGTCTAGCCGGACTTTCGCAACAGCTGACG aaAATTCAAGCGCAAATCCGTCCGATTGGGCCCAGCCAGACAACGACCATTGGACAGACGCAAGTGCGCATGATAACACCAAATGCTATGGGCACGCCACGGCCCACCATCGGCCACACGACGATATCGAAGCAGCCTCCCAATGTACGATTGCCAACGGCGCCGCGACTCGTCAGCACGGGTGCCATTCGCACCCAGATACCCTCGCTCCAAGTGCCTGGACAAGCG AACATTGTGCAAATCCGTGGACCGCAGCATGCTCAATTGCAGCGAGCTGGCACTGTGCAGATCCGGGCCACAGCCCGGACGCAGAACACCACTCCCACGAACAAACTCACTGCCGTCAAAGTGGGCCAGACGCAGATCAAGGCGATAACGCCCAGCCTGCACCCGCCGATGCTGGCAGCCATATCGAACAGTGGGCCgccgcccacacccacgctGTCGGTGCTGTCGACGCTGAATTCGGCATCGGTCACGTCGCTGCCGGTGCCGTCGCTGCCCACGGTCCATCTGCCGCCGGAGGCGCTAAGAGCCCGTGAACAAATGCAGAATTCGCtgcaccacaacaacaacaaccactttGAGCCGAAGCTGGTGGAGATTAAGGCAGGGTCGCACCTGGAGCGAATGAACGCCTCCCTGACGCCCATCTCGGGCAAGACGCTGGTGAAGGCATCGCCGGCGCTCAGCAAGGCGGCGGCGAGTAAAAAGAGGAGGGACGCATTCGATGGCAAGGATGATGCGAAGGCGAACAATGCGAGCGGagccgcagcggcggcggcggccaatTCGTTTTTCCAACAGAGCTCAATGTCCTCGTCGATGTATGGCGACGATGATATCAACGATGTGGCCGCCATGGGCGGCGTCAACCTGGCGGAGGAGTCGCAGCGAATACTCGGTTGCACGGAGAACATCGGCACGCAGATACGCTCCTGCAAGGACGAGGTGTTTCTAAACATGCCCGCTCTGCAGGCGAGGATACGGGCCATTACGACGGAGGCAGGGCTTGACGAACCATCGCAGGATGTGGCCGTCCTCATATCGCACGCCTGCCAGGAGCGACTGAAGAACATTGTGGAGAAGTTGGCTGTGATAGCGGAGCACCGCATTGATGTCATCAAG TTGGACCCCCGCTACGAGCCCGCCAAGGATGTGCGTGGCCAGATCAAGTTTCTGGAGGAGTTGGACAAGGCCGAACAGAAGCGGCACGAGGAGCTCGAACGCGAAATGCTGCTCCGTGCGGCCAAGTCCAGGTCCCGTGTGGAGGATCCCGAGCAGGCCAAGATGAAGGCTAGG GCCAAGGAGATGCAACGTGCCGAGATGGaggagctgcggcagcggGACGCTAATCTGACGGCGCTTCAGGCCATTGGACCCCGCAAGAAACTCAAACTGGATAGCGATGCGGCCAGTGCAGGAGTG GGTTCCAGCGGCGGCGGACTGTTGAGCAGCTCGGGCTCGGCTTCAACCACGTTAAGGCCGCGCATCAAGCGCGTCAATCTGCGCGACATGCTCTTCTACATGGAGAAGGAGCGCGAGTTTTGTCGCAGCTCCACACTCTTCAAAACATACCTCAAGTGA
- the LOC117895867 gene encoding transcription initiation factor TFIID subunit 4 isoform X2 — translation MNSQTAAGNRITFTNQLPNGTINISGNPGGGGGPTIISTAQLPNTTTIKTITAGIGSHHPGLTQVHHQQSPHQQQQTQSGQPLLNSMLPAGVVVGMRHQSPSQQQQQQKNVSANPLSRVVINSHMGGVRPQSPSITLSTLNTGQTPALLVKTDNGFQLLRVGTATTTGPPTVTQTMTNASNNTNSHHTTSTTNHPTTTQIRLQTVPAAAVSRYHGQQPSQQQQQQQQQQQQQLQSQQQQQQASSTTASVSIALRKTIVRTSSTIPSSNSNNNHIINASTTTTNTTTTTTTNNNNSNSKPATNQQLQQQQQQQQQQQKLQQQQQQLKAQQQQKQQQQHAAATAAAAAAAAANVPVTIKIKQNSMTNTTASNNIIVNSVASSNAHSYTSSSQPPHLTQLNSQAPHLPQITQIQTIPAQHQQQQQHHQQHQQQQQQVNNVSSSGGAPATTSTTTTTTAQQGNTKEKCRKFLANLIELSTREPKPVEKNVRTLIQELVNANVEPEDFCDRLERLLNASPQPCLIGFLKKSLPLLRQALYTKELVIEGIKPPPQHVIGLAGLSQQLTKIQAQIRPIGPSQTTTIGQTQVRMITPNAMGTPRPTIGHTTISKQPPNVRLPTAPRLVSTGAIRTQIPSLQVPGQANIVQIRGPQHAQLQRAGTVQIRATARTQNTTPTNKLTAVKVGQTQIKAITPSLHPPMLAAISNSGPPPTPTLSVLSTLNSASVTSLPVPSLPTVHLPPEALRAREQMQNSLHHNNNNHFEPKLVEIKAGSHLERMNASLTPISGKTLVKASPALSKAAASKKRRDAFDGKDDAKANNASGAAAAAAANSFFQQSSMSSSMYGDDDINDVAAMGGVNLAEESQRILGCTENIGTQIRSCKDEVFLNMPALQARIRAITTEAGLDEPSQDVAVLISHACQERLKNIVEKLAVIAEHRIDVIKLDPRYEPAKDVRGQIKFLEELDKAEQKRHEELEREMLLRAAKSRSRVEDPEQAKMKARAKEMQRAEMEELRQRDANLTALQAIGPRKKLKLDSDAASAGVGSSGGGLLSSSGSASTTLRPRIKRVNLRDMLFYMEKEREFCRSSTLFKTYLK, via the exons ATGAATAGCCAAACAGCAGCCGGCAATCGGATCACGTTCACCAATCAATTGCCCAATGGAACCATCAATATAAGTGGCAATCcgggcggtggtggtggtccgACGATCATCTCAACTGCCCAGCTTCCAAACACAACAACCATCAAGACCATCACGGCCGGGATTGGCAGCCACCATCCGGGACTGACTCAGGTGCACCACCAACAGtcgccccaccagcagcagcagacgcaatCC GGCCAGCCGCTGCTCAACTCGATGCTGCCGGCAGGAGTTGTGGTGGGCATGCGGCACCAGTCGCcttcgcagcagcagcagcagcagaagaacgTGTCCGCCAATCCGCTGAGTCGAGTGGTAATCAACTCCCACATGGGTGGTGTGAGGCCGCAGAGTCCATCG ATAACTTTAAGCACACTTAATACAGGACAGACCCCAGCGTTGTTGGTGAAAACGGATAATGGATTCCAACTGTTGCGCGTGGGCACGGCCACGACGACGGGCCCGCCAACGGTGACACAGACCATGACCAATGCGAGCAATAACACCAACAGCCACCACACAACAAGCACCACAAACCATCCCACAACAACACAGATACGACTACAAACTGTGCCGGCTGCAGCTGTAAGTAGATATCATGGGCAACAACCatcccaacagcagcaacaacagcagcagcaacagcaacagcaacttcagtcgcaacaacagcaacagcaagcatcCAGCACTACTGCCAGCGTTAGCATAGCACTGCGCAAAACGATTGTCCGTACATCATCCACAATCCCAtccagcaatagcaacaataacCATATAATTAAtgcctccaccaccaccaccaacaccaccaccactactactaccaacaacaacaacagcaacagcaaacccGCTACTAACcagcaactacagcagcaacagcaacagcagcagcagcagcagaagctccagcagcagcagcagcaactgaaggctcagcagcaacagaaacagcagcagcaacatgccgctgccacggctgccgcagcggctgcagctgcagccaatGTGCCCGTCACTATAAAGATCAAGCAAAAC TCGATGACCAACACCACCGCCTCCAACAACATCATTGTCAAttcggtggccagcagcaatgCGCATAGCTACACGAGCTCATCGCAGCCGCCGCACCTGACGCAGCTGAACTCGCAGGCGCCCCACCTGCCACAGATCACGCAAATCCAAACAATACCAgcacagcaccagcaacagcagcaacatcatcagcagcatcagcagcagcaacagcaggtgAACAATGTGAGCTCCTCGGGGGGAGCGCCAGCGACAACCAgcacaacgacaacgacgacggctCAGCAGGGAAATACCAAAGAAAAGTGTCGCAAGTTTCTAgccaatttaattgaattatcgACACGGGAACCGAAGCCGGTGGAGAAGAATGTGCGCACCCTCATCCAGGAGCTGGTCAATGCGAATGTGGAGCCCGAGGACTTTTGTGATCGCCTGGAGCGTTTGCTGAACGCCAGTCCACAGCCATGTCTCATTGGGTTTCTCAAGAAGAGTCTGCCACTGCTGCGTCAGGCCCTCTACACCAAGGAGCTGGTCATCGAGGGAATCAAACCGCCGCCCCAACATGTCATCGGTCTAGCCGGACTTTCGCAACAGCTGACG aaAATTCAAGCGCAAATCCGTCCGATTGGGCCCAGCCAGACAACGACCATTGGACAGACGCAAGTGCGCATGATAACACCAAATGCTATGGGCACGCCACGGCCCACCATCGGCCACACGACGATATCGAAGCAGCCTCCCAATGTACGATTGCCAACGGCGCCGCGACTCGTCAGCACGGGTGCCATTCGCACCCAGATACCCTCGCTCCAAGTGCCTGGACAAGCG AACATTGTGCAAATCCGTGGACCGCAGCATGCTCAATTGCAGCGAGCTGGCACTGTGCAGATCCGGGCCACAGCCCGGACGCAGAACACCACTCCCACGAACAAACTCACTGCCGTCAAAGTGGGCCAGACGCAGATCAAGGCGATAACGCCCAGCCTGCACCCGCCGATGCTGGCAGCCATATCGAACAGTGGGCCgccgcccacacccacgctGTCGGTGCTGTCGACGCTGAATTCGGCATCGGTCACGTCGCTGCCGGTGCCGTCGCTGCCCACGGTCCATCTGCCGCCGGAGGCGCTAAGAGCCCGTGAACAAATGCAGAATTCGCtgcaccacaacaacaacaaccactttGAGCCGAAGCTGGTGGAGATTAAGGCAGGGTCGCACCTGGAGCGAATGAACGCCTCCCTGACGCCCATCTCGGGCAAGACGCTGGTGAAGGCATCGCCGGCGCTCAGCAAGGCGGCGGCGAGTAAAAAGAGGAGGGACGCATTCGATGGCAAGGATGATGCGAAGGCGAACAATGCGAGCGGagccgcagcggcggcggcggccaatTCGTTTTTCCAACAGAGCTCAATGTCCTCGTCGATGTATGGCGACGATGATATCAACGATGTGGCCGCCATGGGCGGCGTCAACCTGGCGGAGGAGTCGCAGCGAATACTCGGTTGCACGGAGAACATCGGCACGCAGATACGCTCCTGCAAGGACGAGGTGTTTCTAAACATGCCCGCTCTGCAGGCGAGGATACGGGCCATTACGACGGAGGCAGGGCTTGACGAACCATCGCAGGATGTGGCCGTCCTCATATCGCACGCCTGCCAGGAGCGACTGAAGAACATTGTGGAGAAGTTGGCTGTGATAGCGGAGCACCGCATTGATGTCATCAAG TTGGACCCCCGCTACGAGCCCGCCAAGGATGTGCGTGGCCAGATCAAGTTTCTGGAGGAGTTGGACAAGGCCGAACAGAAGCGGCACGAGGAGCTCGAACGCGAAATGCTGCTCCGTGCGGCCAAGTCCAGGTCCCGTGTGGAGGATCCCGAGCAGGCCAAGATGAAGGCTAGG GCCAAGGAGATGCAACGTGCCGAGATGGaggagctgcggcagcggGACGCTAATCTGACGGCGCTTCAGGCCATTGGACCCCGCAAGAAACTCAAACTGGATAGCGATGCGGCCAGTGCAGGAGTG GGTTCCAGCGGCGGCGGACTGTTGAGCAGCTCGGGCTCGGCTTCAACCACGTTAAGGCCGCGCATCAAGCGCGTCAATCTGCGCGACATGCTCTTCTACATGGAGAAGGAGCGCGAGTTTTGTCGCAGCTCCACACTCTTCAAAACATACCTCAAGTGA
- the LOC117895867 gene encoding transcription initiation factor TFIID subunit 4 isoform X3, with product MKNELKHRPTAAEESDNRRDRERRRARQRSSSRVNKRLSAEHPRPLLRLLAKGQPLLNSMLPAGVVVGMRHQSPSQQQQQQKNVSANPLSRVVINSHMGGVRPQSPSITLSTLNTGQTPALLVKTDNGFQLLRVGTATTTGPPTVTQTMTNASNNTNSHHTTSTTNHPTTTQIRLQTVPAAAVSRYHGQQPSQQQQQQQQQQQQQLQSQQQQQQASSTTASVSIALRKTIVRTSSTIPSSNSNNNHIINASTTTTNTTTTTTTNNNNSNSKPATNQQLQQQQQQQQQQQKLQQQQQQLKAQQQQKQQQQHAAATAAAAAAAAANVPVTIKIKQNSMTNTTASNNIIVNSVASSNAHSYTSSSQPPHLTQLNSQAPHLPQITQIQTIPAQHQQQQQHHQQHQQQQQQVNNVSSSGGAPATTSTTTTTTAQQGNTKEKCRKFLANLIELSTREPKPVEKNVRTLIQELVNANVEPEDFCDRLERLLNASPQPCLIGFLKKSLPLLRQALYTKELVIEGIKPPPQHVIGLAGLSQQLTKIQAQIRPIGPSQTTTIGQTQVRMITPNAMGTPRPTIGHTTISKQPPNVRLPTAPRLVSTGAIRTQIPSLQVPGQANIVQIRGPQHAQLQRAGTVQIRATARTQNTTPTNKLTAVKVGQTQIKAITPSLHPPMLAAISNSGPPPTPTLSVLSTLNSASVTSLPVPSLPTVHLPPEALRAREQMQNSLHHNNNNHFEPKLVEIKAGSHLERMNASLTPISGKTLVKASPALSKAAASKKRRDAFDGKDDAKANNASGAAAAAAANSFFQQSSMSSSMYGDDDINDVAAMGGVNLAEESQRILGCTENIGTQIRSCKDEVFLNMPALQARIRAITTEAGLDEPSQDVAVLISHACQERLKNIVEKLAVIAEHRIDVIKLDPRYEPAKDVRGQIKFLEELDKAEQKRHEELEREMLLRAAKSRSRVEDPEQAKMKARAKEMQRAEMEELRQRDANLTALQAIGPRKKLKLDSDAASAGVGSSGGGLLSSSGSASTTLRPRIKRVNLRDMLFYMEKEREFCRSSTLFKTYLK from the exons atgaaaaatgaattgaa GCATCGACCCACCGCAGCGGAGGAGTCAGATAACAGGCGCGACCgtgagagaaggagagctcgccagcgcagcagcagccgcgtgAATAAGCGCTTGTCAGCGGAGCACCCGCGGCCGCTCTTAAGGCTTTTGGCCAAG GGCCAGCCGCTGCTCAACTCGATGCTGCCGGCAGGAGTTGTGGTGGGCATGCGGCACCAGTCGCcttcgcagcagcagcagcagcagaagaacgTGTCCGCCAATCCGCTGAGTCGAGTGGTAATCAACTCCCACATGGGTGGTGTGAGGCCGCAGAGTCCATCG ATAACTTTAAGCACACTTAATACAGGACAGACCCCAGCGTTGTTGGTGAAAACGGATAATGGATTCCAACTGTTGCGCGTGGGCACGGCCACGACGACGGGCCCGCCAACGGTGACACAGACCATGACCAATGCGAGCAATAACACCAACAGCCACCACACAACAAGCACCACAAACCATCCCACAACAACACAGATACGACTACAAACTGTGCCGGCTGCAGCTGTAAGTAGATATCATGGGCAACAACCatcccaacagcagcaacaacagcagcagcaacagcaacagcaacttcagtcgcaacaacagcaacagcaagcatcCAGCACTACTGCCAGCGTTAGCATAGCACTGCGCAAAACGATTGTCCGTACATCATCCACAATCCCAtccagcaatagcaacaataacCATATAATTAAtgcctccaccaccaccaccaacaccaccaccactactactaccaacaacaacaacagcaacagcaaacccGCTACTAACcagcaactacagcagcaacagcaacagcagcagcagcagcagaagctccagcagcagcagcagcaactgaaggctcagcagcaacagaaacagcagcagcaacatgccgctgccacggctgccgcagcggctgcagctgcagccaatGTGCCCGTCACTATAAAGATCAAGCAAAAC TCGATGACCAACACCACCGCCTCCAACAACATCATTGTCAAttcggtggccagcagcaatgCGCATAGCTACACGAGCTCATCGCAGCCGCCGCACCTGACGCAGCTGAACTCGCAGGCGCCCCACCTGCCACAGATCACGCAAATCCAAACAATACCAgcacagcaccagcaacagcagcaacatcatcagcagcatcagcagcagcaacagcaggtgAACAATGTGAGCTCCTCGGGGGGAGCGCCAGCGACAACCAgcacaacgacaacgacgacggctCAGCAGGGAAATACCAAAGAAAAGTGTCGCAAGTTTCTAgccaatttaattgaattatcgACACGGGAACCGAAGCCGGTGGAGAAGAATGTGCGCACCCTCATCCAGGAGCTGGTCAATGCGAATGTGGAGCCCGAGGACTTTTGTGATCGCCTGGAGCGTTTGCTGAACGCCAGTCCACAGCCATGTCTCATTGGGTTTCTCAAGAAGAGTCTGCCACTGCTGCGTCAGGCCCTCTACACCAAGGAGCTGGTCATCGAGGGAATCAAACCGCCGCCCCAACATGTCATCGGTCTAGCCGGACTTTCGCAACAGCTGACG aaAATTCAAGCGCAAATCCGTCCGATTGGGCCCAGCCAGACAACGACCATTGGACAGACGCAAGTGCGCATGATAACACCAAATGCTATGGGCACGCCACGGCCCACCATCGGCCACACGACGATATCGAAGCAGCCTCCCAATGTACGATTGCCAACGGCGCCGCGACTCGTCAGCACGGGTGCCATTCGCACCCAGATACCCTCGCTCCAAGTGCCTGGACAAGCG AACATTGTGCAAATCCGTGGACCGCAGCATGCTCAATTGCAGCGAGCTGGCACTGTGCAGATCCGGGCCACAGCCCGGACGCAGAACACCACTCCCACGAACAAACTCACTGCCGTCAAAGTGGGCCAGACGCAGATCAAGGCGATAACGCCCAGCCTGCACCCGCCGATGCTGGCAGCCATATCGAACAGTGGGCCgccgcccacacccacgctGTCGGTGCTGTCGACGCTGAATTCGGCATCGGTCACGTCGCTGCCGGTGCCGTCGCTGCCCACGGTCCATCTGCCGCCGGAGGCGCTAAGAGCCCGTGAACAAATGCAGAATTCGCtgcaccacaacaacaacaaccactttGAGCCGAAGCTGGTGGAGATTAAGGCAGGGTCGCACCTGGAGCGAATGAACGCCTCCCTGACGCCCATCTCGGGCAAGACGCTGGTGAAGGCATCGCCGGCGCTCAGCAAGGCGGCGGCGAGTAAAAAGAGGAGGGACGCATTCGATGGCAAGGATGATGCGAAGGCGAACAATGCGAGCGGagccgcagcggcggcggcggccaatTCGTTTTTCCAACAGAGCTCAATGTCCTCGTCGATGTATGGCGACGATGATATCAACGATGTGGCCGCCATGGGCGGCGTCAACCTGGCGGAGGAGTCGCAGCGAATACTCGGTTGCACGGAGAACATCGGCACGCAGATACGCTCCTGCAAGGACGAGGTGTTTCTAAACATGCCCGCTCTGCAGGCGAGGATACGGGCCATTACGACGGAGGCAGGGCTTGACGAACCATCGCAGGATGTGGCCGTCCTCATATCGCACGCCTGCCAGGAGCGACTGAAGAACATTGTGGAGAAGTTGGCTGTGATAGCGGAGCACCGCATTGATGTCATCAAG TTGGACCCCCGCTACGAGCCCGCCAAGGATGTGCGTGGCCAGATCAAGTTTCTGGAGGAGTTGGACAAGGCCGAACAGAAGCGGCACGAGGAGCTCGAACGCGAAATGCTGCTCCGTGCGGCCAAGTCCAGGTCCCGTGTGGAGGATCCCGAGCAGGCCAAGATGAAGGCTAGG GCCAAGGAGATGCAACGTGCCGAGATGGaggagctgcggcagcggGACGCTAATCTGACGGCGCTTCAGGCCATTGGACCCCGCAAGAAACTCAAACTGGATAGCGATGCGGCCAGTGCAGGAGTG GGTTCCAGCGGCGGCGGACTGTTGAGCAGCTCGGGCTCGGCTTCAACCACGTTAAGGCCGCGCATCAAGCGCGTCAATCTGCGCGACATGCTCTTCTACATGGAGAAGGAGCGCGAGTTTTGTCGCAGCTCCACACTCTTCAAAACATACCTCAAGTGA